A single genomic interval of Eleutherodactylus coqui strain aEleCoq1 chromosome 3, aEleCoq1.hap1, whole genome shotgun sequence harbors:
- the LOC136620319 gene encoding mucin-22-like yields MSHPLPPVKFAIFLKDCKSVQEKIAEAIDSKTSLDSEPEPSDSSTDEEDSFKGRFQHLVNFPLQEPPSRTFPEGHHDEAVKLGDDSEQRIILKPEEMLKISGSQRMENVNPKTAPEEKNVRSSEESSHVIAKERCEHDGTAAGNEGACVDGAAENEHATSEVTKKNEHADVTVEEKNVIGDMNAKIETIQGHVTAKNEDVPADVTAKNETTHADVTAKNETTQGDVTAKNETKLADVTAKNETKLADVTAKNETTVSDVTAKNETTQADVTAKNENTVSDVTAKNETTQAVVTAKNETKLADVTAKNEDAPADVTAKNETIQADVTAKNETIQAVVTAKNEDAPADVTAKNETTQANVTAENETKLADVTAKNETTQANVTAKNETKLADVTAKNEDAPADVTAKNETIQADVTAENEATLADVTAKNEDAPADVTAKNETTHADVTAENEATLADVTAKNETTQADVTAENEATLADVTAKNENTVSDVTAKNETKLADVTAKNETTVSDVTAENETTVSDVTAENETTVSDVTAENETTVSDVTAENETTHADVTGKNETTQADVTAKNEQASGDVTAKNKDPMGDVAATNEDITGDETTKNEHAPGDVTAKKNAISDVTDNNKIVNGKVTAENEHATGDVTAKNETIHANVTGKNEATLSDVTAKNEVVSGDVTEKNEHATGDVTAKNEHAPGDVTAKNEDVPGDVTAKNETIHANVTAKNEDASGDVTEKNEHASGDVAAKNEDATSDVTAKNEDPTGDVTAKKNVTTHVTAKNEHAHSDVTAKNEDATSDVTAKNEHAHGDVTAKNEDANSDVTDMSKNVTGKVTAETEHAPGVETEKYEDPTGDVTAKNEDASIDVTAKNEHASGDVTAKNKSATIVVTAENADGTDENEGVHVDGRIEVSKNEDVHGQVIVQNKAVPGDVSTGNKEGTAVNEDPPAGVTAENEEVTGDGTGENEVVSLGTTFENKAECKDGPTKISADHEDESGEGNAEKKNGTGAMTLENKDTPCDGTPKSEDTTGNVNVKGTSGNVTVGMEDASGDKTAESKDVSGDGAVRNEDVASHVSAKNEDQPVNVAAKNEDTSSNVTVSNEDATVDAEAKNVDLPSGVTAKNEDAPADENARNKESIDMTSKNGDGTAENREVSGDGATGNGDSPGVKSVKNKDVPFEDSVENRDRLGHAMIWKETSGEATGNVTAGNEQPTADVTAEKNKEPTGDVTARNKEPHCDVTAGNKEPTGDVTAGNKEPIGHVTAGNKEPTGRVTAGNKEPTGRVTAGNKEPTGNVTAGNKEPTGDVTAGNKEPTADVTAGNKEPIGDVTAENKEPTGDVTAGNKKPTGDVTAGNKEPTGDVTAGNKEPTGDVTAEIEEPTGDVTAEIEEPTGDVTAGKEESSGNVTLTDKAIEEHAVNHNSTGENQELLKVNAKNEELHESIQAHEDALTVVSKDNAIHIDMNEVAKVDGEVTKEEAPNVMNSENKDVPGGLNHKSSTAMGNTDLTRPEGDGTPDVISMKVGDASNGHPSPSVKVNAENEDTSKSVKGRESDAPGVQTAETNIKPSAVDVERSATLVQPVSNEDDDAKSNNRSEDELKNKEAGQKSTDIEEHRTKKDSAEGLDLRTSSDEAKDDKMHGLPQQERIDKAEEHPLLIPMEPAETLKNETDKSNDDVVQESTTRGMEMLQVLARAGGEMKDLEQTKGY; encoded by the exons ATGTCTCATCCTTTACCTCCTGTGAAATTTGCTATTTTTCTTAAAGACTGCAAATCAGTCCAGGAAAAGATAGCAGAGGCCATTGACAGTAAGACAAGTCTGGATTctgagcccgagcccagcgactccagtacagatgaagaggacAGTTTTAAAGGCAGATTTCAAC ACTTGGTGAACTTTCCATTACAAGAGCCTCCTAGCAGAACTTTCCCCGAAGGTCATCATGATGAAGCAGTAAAACTGGGAGATGACTCAGAACAGAGGATTATCCTGAAACctgaagagatgctgaagattaGTGGATCTCAGAGGATGGAAAATGTGAACCCTAAAACCGCACCTGAAGAAAAGAACGTTAGGAGTTCAGAGGAGTCATCTCATGTGATTGCTAAGGAGAGGTGTGAACATGACGGTACAGCTGCTGGGAATGAAGGTGCATGTGTTGATGGGGCTGCTGAGAATGAACACGCAACTAGTGAGGTAAccaaaaagaatgaacatgctgatGTGACTGTTGAGGAGAAAAATGTAATCGGTGATATGAATGCTAAGATTGAAACCATtcaaggtcatgtgactgctaagAATGAAGATGTACCTGCTGATGTGACTGCTAAGAATGAAACCACACATGCTGATGTGACTGCTAAGAATGAAACCACACAAGGTGATGTGACTGCTAAGAATGAAACCAAACTAGCTGATGTGACTGCTAAGAATGAAACCAAACTAGCTGATGTGACTGCTAAGAATGAAACCACAGTAAGTGATGTGACTGCTAAGAATGAAACCACACAAGCTGATGTGACTGCTAAGAATGAAAACACAGTAAGTGATGTGACTGCTAAGAATGAAACCACACAAGCTGTTGTGACTGCTAAGAATGAAACCAAACTAGCTGATGTGACTGCTAAGAATGAAGATGCACCTGCTGATGTGACTGCAAAGAATGAAACCATACAAGCTGATGTGACTGCTAAGAATGAAACCATACAAGCTGTTGTGACGGCTAAGAATGAAGATGCACCTGCTGATGTGACTGCTAAGAATGAAACCACACAAGCTAATGTGACTGCTGAGAATGAAACCAAACTAGCTGATGTGACTGCTAAGAATGAAACCACACAAGCTAATGTGACTGCTAAGAATGAAACCAAACTAGCTGATGTGACTGCTAAGAATGAAGATGCACCTGCTGATGTGACTGCTAAGAATGAAACCATACAAGCTGATGTGACTGCTGAGAATGAAGCCACACTAGCTGATGTGACTGCTAAGAATGAAGATGCACCTGCTGATGTGACTGCTAAGAATGAAACCACACATGCTGATGTGACTGCTGAGAATGAAGCCACACTAGCTGATGTGACTGCTAAGAATGAAACCACACAAGCTGATGTGACTGCTGAGAATGAAGCCACACTAGCTGATGTGACTGCTAAGAATGAAAACACAGTAAGTGATGTGACTGCTAAGAATGAAACCAAACTAGCTGATGTGACTGCTAAGAATGAAACCACAGTAAGTGATGTGACTGCTGAGAATGAAACCACAGTAAGTGATGTGACTGCTGAGAATGAAACCACAGTAAGTGATGTGACTGCTGAGAATGAAACCACAGTAAGTGATGTGACTGCTGAGAATGAAACCACACATGCTGATGTAACTGGTAAGAATGAAACCACACAAGCTGATGTGACTGCTAAGAATGAACAGGCATCTGGTGATGTGACCGCTAAGAATAAGGATCCAATGGGTGATGTGGCTGCTACGAATGAAGATATAACTGGCGATGAGACTACTAAGAATGAACATGCACCTGGTGATGTGACTGCTAAGAAAAATGCAATTAGTGATGTGACTGATAATAACAAAATTGTAAATGGTAAGGTGACTGCTGAGAATGAACATGCAACTGGTGATGTGACTGCTAAGAATGAAACCATACATGCTAATGTGACTGGTAAGAATGAAGCCACACTAAGTGATGTGACTGCTAAGAATGAAGTTGTAAGTGGGGATGTGACTGAGAAGAATGAACATGCAACTGGTGATGTGACTGCTAAGAATGAACATGCACCTGGTGATGTGACTGCTAAGAATGAAGATGTACCTGGTGATGTGACTGCTAAGAATGAAACCATACATGCTAATGTGACTGCTAAGAATGAAGATGCAAGTGGGGATGTGACTGAGAAGAATGAGCATGCATCTGGTGATGTGGCTGCAAAGAATGAAGATGCAACTAGTGATGTGACTGCTAAGAATGAAGATCCAACTGGTGATGTGACTGCTAAGAAAAATGTAACAACTCATGTGACTGCTAAGAATGaacatgcacacagtgatgtgacTGCTAAGAATGAAGATGCAACTAGTGATGTGACTGCTAAGAATGAACATGCACATGGTGATGTGACTGCTAAGAATGAAGATGCAAACAGTGATGTGACTGATATGAGCAAAAATGTAACTGGTAAGGTGACTGCTGAAACTGAACACGCACCTGGGGTTGAGACTGAGAAGTATGAAGATCCAACTGGTGATGTGACTGCTAAGAATGAAGATGCATCAATTGATGTGACTGCTAAGAATGAACATGCATCTGGTGATGTGACGGCTAAGAATAAAAGTGCAACTATCGTGGTGACCGCTGAGAACGCTGATGGGACTGATGAAAATGAAGGTGTACATGTTGATGGGAGAATCGAGGTGTCTAAGAATGAAGATGTTCATGGTCAGGTGATTGTTCAGAATAAAGCTGTACCAGGAGATGTGAGCACTGGGAATAAAGAAGGGACTGCTGTAAATGAGGATCCACCGGCTGGTGTGACTGCTGAGAATGAAGAGGTAACTGGTGATGGAACTGGTGAGAATGAAGTAGTAAGTCTTGGTACAACGTTTGAGAATAAAGCAGAGTGTAAAGATGGACCCACTAAGATCAGTGCTGATCATGAAGATGAATCTGGTGAAGGAAATGCTGAGAAGAAAAACGGAACTGGTGCCATGACCCTTGAGAATAAAGATACACCTTGTGATGGAACTCCTAAGAGTGAAGATACAACTGGAAATGTGAATGTTAAAGGTACGTCTGGTAACGTGACTGTTGGGATGGAAGATGCATCTGGTGATAAGACTGCTGAGAGCAAAGATGTGTCTGGTGATGGGGCTGTTAGGAATGAAGATGTAGCTAGTCATGTAAGTGCTAAGAATGAAGATCAACCAGTTAATGTGGCTGCCAAAAATGAAGATACATCTAGCAATGTCACTGTGAGTAATGAAGATGCGACTGTTGATGCAGAAGCTAAAAATGTAGATCTACCTAGTGGTGTGACTGCTAAGAATGAAGATGCACCAGCGGATGAAAATGCTAGGAATAAAGAATCCATTGATATGACTTCTAAGAATGGTGATGGAACTGCTGAGAACAGAGAAGTATCTGGTGATGGGGCCACTGGAAATGGAGATTCACCAGGGGTTAAAAGTGTTAAAAACAAAGATGTCCCTTTTGAAGACTCTGTGGAGAACAGAGATAGACTTGGTCATGCGATGATTTGGAAAGAGACATCTGGAGAGGCAACTGGTAATGTGACTGCTGGGAATGAGCAACCAACTGCTGATGTGACTGCTGAAAAAAATAAAGAGCCAACTGGTGATGTGACTGCTAGGAATAAAGAACCACATTGTGATGTGACTGCTGGAAATAAAGAACCAACTGGTGATGTGACTGCTGGGAATAAAGAACCaattggtcatgtgactgctgggaatAAAGAACCAACTGGTCGTGTGACTGCTGGGAATAAAGAACCAACTGGCCGTGTGACTGCTGGGAATAAAGAACCAACTGGTAATGTGACTGCTGGGAATAAAGAACCAACTGGTGATGTGACTGCTGGGAATAAAGAACCAACTGCTGATGTGACTGCTGGAAATAAAGAACCAATTGGTGATGTGACTGCTGAGAATAAAGAACCAACTGGTGATGTGACTGCTGGGAATAAAAAACCAACTGGTGATGTGACTGCTGGGAATAAAGAACCAACTGGTGATGTGACTGCTGGGAATAAAGAACCAACTGGTGATGTGACTGCTGAGATTGAAGAACCAACTGGTGATGTGACTGCTGAGATTGAAGAACCAACTGGTGATGTGACTGCTGGGAAAGAAGAGTCATCTGGAAATGTGACTTTGACGGACAAAGCAATTGAGGAACATGCTGTAAATCATAACTCTACTGGAGAGAATCAAGAACTCCTCAAAGTAAATGCCAAGAATGAAGAACTTCATGAGTCTATCCAAGCCCATGAAGATGCATTGACTGTTGTAAGTAAGGACAATGCGATCCACATAGACATGAATGAAGTTGCAAAAGTTGATGGAGAAGTTACAAAAGAAGAGGCACCAAATGTTATGAATAGTGAAAATAAAGATGTTCCTGGTGGACTAAACCATAAAAGTTCTACAGCTATGGGGAATACAGATCTAACTAGGCCTGAAGGTGATGGAACACCTGATGTAATAAGTATGAAGGTAGGAGACGCTTCGAATGGTCACCCAAGCCCTTCAGTTAAAGTGAATGCTGAGAATGAAGATACTTCTAAAAGTGTTAAAGGTAGAGAATCTGATGCGCCTGGTGTTCAGACTGCAGAAACTAATATTAAACCGAGTGCAGTAGATGTTGAGCGCTCGGCCACTTTAGTGCAACCTGTAAGTAATGAAGATGATGATGCAAAATCAAATAACAGGTCTGAAGATGAACTGAAAAATAAGGAGGCAGGTCAAAAATCTACAGATATTGAAGAACACAGAACTAAGAAAGACTCTGCTGAAGGTCTGGATTTGAGAACATCTAGTGATGAAGCCAAAGATGATAAGATGCATGGTCTACCTCAACAGGAAAGGATAGATAAAGCTGAGGAACATCCACTCCTCATCCCAATGGAGCCAGCCGAGACATTAAAAAATGAGACTGACAAAAGTAATGATGATGTGGTGCAAGAATCTACGACTCGTGGCATGGAAATGCTTCAAGTTCTGGCTAGAGCTGGAGGAGAAATGAAAGACTTGGAACAAACCAAGGGATACTAA